The Bacillus solimangrovi genome has a segment encoding these proteins:
- the mazG gene encoding nucleoside triphosphate pyrophosphohydrolase has product MKNNIVVIGLGFGELENMSIGIYRCLKQASHLFVRTIDHPAVQEIEAEGVKLTSFDHIYEKYDQFEDVYAEIIQVLISESKHKEIVYAVPGHPLTAEKTVQLLLEREQAGEIMIRIVGGQSFLDAMFTSLRIDPIEGFQMVDATDLSSNQLQLKQHLIICQVYDALTASNVKLTLMEKLPDDYEVIIATAAGTENEIIKKVPLFELDRETTINNLTSVYVPPVTDETLLYHEFSTLKEVISILRGPDGCPWDRKQTHESLKKYLVEETYEVLDAIDEKDDDSLAEELGDVLLQVMLHAQIGEDEGYFSIHDVIYHLTDKMIRRHPHVFGDMSVADADEVVSNWEQIKKSEHAKNEQQSLLSGIPSHLPSLYRAYELQKKAAKVGFDWKEVTPIWEKVEEELSEFKEAVHTGNAGEVEGEFGDIIFALVNIARFYKIDPEEALRATNRKFQQRFEYIERVVNERELTWAQLSLEEMDEIWEEAKKFFLNKEQ; this is encoded by the coding sequence ATGAAGAATAATATTGTGGTTATAGGACTTGGGTTTGGCGAATTAGAGAATATGTCAATTGGTATTTATCGGTGTTTGAAACAAGCATCTCATCTTTTTGTAAGGACAATAGACCATCCTGCGGTACAAGAAATTGAGGCTGAAGGTGTAAAACTAACTTCATTTGATCATATATATGAAAAATATGACCAGTTTGAAGATGTTTATGCTGAGATTATACAGGTGCTTATAAGCGAATCAAAACATAAAGAGATTGTATATGCAGTGCCTGGTCACCCACTTACGGCAGAAAAGACGGTACAACTTTTATTAGAAAGAGAACAAGCTGGGGAGATAATGATACGAATTGTAGGAGGGCAAAGCTTCTTAGATGCGATGTTTACATCATTAAGAATTGATCCAATTGAAGGTTTTCAAATGGTAGATGCAACAGATCTTTCATCGAATCAATTGCAATTGAAACAGCATCTTATTATTTGCCAAGTGTATGATGCATTAACAGCTTCAAATGTGAAATTGACACTTATGGAGAAATTACCTGATGATTATGAAGTTATAATAGCGACTGCGGCCGGTACCGAGAATGAAATAATAAAAAAAGTCCCGTTGTTTGAATTAGACAGGGAAACAACGATAAACAACTTAACGAGTGTTTATGTACCACCTGTTACAGATGAGACGTTACTTTATCATGAATTCTCTACGTTGAAAGAAGTTATCTCAATATTACGTGGCCCAGATGGATGTCCATGGGACAGAAAGCAAACGCACGAATCATTAAAGAAATATCTTGTTGAAGAAACTTATGAAGTGCTAGATGCGATTGATGAGAAGGATGATGACTCTTTAGCTGAAGAGTTGGGAGATGTATTACTTCAGGTAATGCTACATGCGCAAATAGGAGAAGATGAAGGATACTTCTCGATTCATGATGTTATTTATCATTTAACAGATAAGATGATTCGACGTCATCCACATGTGTTCGGTGACATGAGTGTAGCAGATGCTGATGAGGTTGTGAGTAACTGGGAACAAATTAAAAAGAGTGAGCATGCTAAGAATGAGCAACAATCACTGTTAAGCGGCATTCCTTCACACCTTCCGAGTTTATACAGGGCATATGAACTTCAAAAAAAAGCAGCAAAAGTAGGTTTTGATTGGAAGGAAGTTACACCTATATGGGAGAAAGTTGAGGAAGAGCTTTCAGAATTTAAAGAAGCTGTACATACAGGTAATGCAGGCGAGGTTGAGGGAGAGTTTGGTGATATTATTTTTGCCCTTGTTAACATTGCCCGTTTTTATAAGATTGATCCTGAAGAGGCGTTGCGTGCAACTAACCGAAAGTTCCAACAGAGATTCGAATATATAGAGCGAGTGGTTAATGAACGCGAGTTAACATGGGCGCAATTAAGTCTTGAAGAGATGGATGAGATTTGGGAAGAGGCAAAAAAGTTCTTTTTAAATAAAGAACAGTAA
- a CDS encoding RNA-binding S4 domain-containing protein → MRLDKFLKVSRLIKRRTLAKEVADQGRITINGVEAKASVKVKVGDELKIRFGQKVVTVKVEELKESTKKEDAASMYSIVKEERLTESH, encoded by the coding sequence ATGCGTTTAGATAAATTTTTAAAGGTATCACGTTTAATTAAGAGGCGTACATTAGCAAAAGAAGTAGCGGATCAAGGAAGAATTACAATTAATGGTGTTGAAGCGAAGGCGAGTGTGAAAGTTAAGGTTGGAGATGAACTGAAAATTCGTTTCGGACAAAAAGTTGTTACAGTTAAAGTAGAAGAGTTGAAAGAATCAACGAAGAAAGAGGATGCAGCATCGATGTATTCTATTGTTAAGGAAGAACGTTTAACAGAATCACACTAA
- the yabP gene encoding sporulation protein YabP, translated as MERYYDPSQQTQTAAQHDIVMKGRRTLEITGVKVVESFDDEEFLIETVMGFLSIRGENLQMKNLDSEKGIVSIKGRVFEMNYLNDQQSEKAKGFFSKLFR; from the coding sequence ATGGAACGATATTATGATCCTTCGCAACAAACTCAAACAGCTGCCCAACATGATATTGTTATGAAAGGTAGACGCACACTTGAGATTACAGGTGTTAAAGTTGTTGAGAGTTTTGATGATGAAGAGTTTCTAATCGAAACAGTGATGGGTTTCCTTTCGATAAGAGGAGAAAATCTACAGATGAAGAATCTTGATTCAGAAAAGGGAATTGTTTCGATTAAGGGTCGTGTCTTTGAAATGAATTATTTAAATGACCAACAATCGGAGAAAGCTAAAGGTTTCTTTAGCAAGTTATTTCGATGA
- the yabQ gene encoding spore cortex biosynthesis protein YabQ, with the protein MSLSVQFQTMLLMIAAGIWLGLILDTYRRFFNRDKREAWLVFLFDILFWVVQALIIFYMLLHVNHGQLRFYIFIAILCGFSSYQALFQRIYRALLERLIIICKALFHFLKRVIQILLIKPIIIIWGLMITIVFFMIRFVWKIILIVLSVIFFPFRLIGKIIWRILPIKVKKFIRAGAGNVVRLKNKLHKWIARIRP; encoded by the coding sequence ATGAGTTTATCAGTTCAGTTTCAAACGATGCTTCTTATGATAGCGGCGGGTATTTGGCTAGGTTTAATCCTTGATACATACCGCCGTTTTTTTAATCGAGACAAGCGAGAAGCTTGGCTTGTTTTTCTGTTTGATATTCTTTTTTGGGTTGTACAGGCCTTAATCATTTTTTACATGCTCTTACATGTGAACCACGGTCAATTGAGGTTTTATATTTTTATAGCAATCCTTTGTGGATTTTCTAGCTATCAAGCATTGTTTCAGCGTATTTATAGGGCATTACTTGAGAGGCTTATTATTATATGTAAGGCATTGTTTCACTTTTTAAAAAGGGTCATACAAATATTGCTTATTAAGCCGATTATAATAATATGGGGTTTAATGATTACTATAGTGTTCTTTATGATCCGTTTCGTTTGGAAAATAATATTAATTGTGTTGTCTGTTATTTTCTTCCCATTTCGACTCATTGGCAAAATTATCTGGCGTATTTTACCGATAAAAGTCAAAAAGTTTATCAGAGCTGGAGCAGGGAATGTAGTAAGATTGAAGAATAAGTTACATAAATGGATCGCAAGGATACGTCCTTAG
- a CDS encoding FtsB family cell division protein: MQTGPKRNITKIRSSYTVQHDRKQEVKRIRTKMLKRRLIMFAAFVLVVTVMMTVTFMTQSKAIGKKELEKENLEKKLALLQKEEVSLKEEITKLNDVDYIKKLARRDYFFSEEGEVIFQFSDDSPSY, from the coding sequence GTGCAGACAGGACCGAAGCGCAATATTACGAAGATACGTTCATCGTATACTGTACAACATGACCGCAAACAAGAAGTAAAACGTATTCGAACAAAGATGCTTAAGCGCCGGCTTATTATGTTTGCTGCTTTTGTTTTAGTTGTTACGGTGATGATGACTGTAACATTTATGACACAATCGAAAGCAATTGGGAAAAAGGAATTGGAAAAAGAGAATTTAGAAAAGAAGCTTGCGTTGTTACAGAAGGAAGAAGTGAGTTTAAAAGAAGAAATTACAAAACTCAATGATGTAGACTATATAAAGAAACTAGCGAGAAGAGATTATTTTTTTTCCGAAGAAGGAGAAGTTATCTTCCAATTTTCTGATGACTCCCCGTCTTATTGA
- a CDS encoding S1 domain-containing RNA-binding protein — protein MSIEVGSKLQGKVTGITKFGAFVELPGGSTGLVHISEVDDNYVKDINEFLNVGDEVLVKVINVEKDGKIGLSIKKAKDRPERPERSERPARPVRPSKPSGRPARPRGGKGAPPRKDDFESKMSRFLKDSEDRLSSLKRNTESKRGGRGAKRG, from the coding sequence ATGTCAATTGAAGTAGGCAGCAAGTTACAGGGTAAGGTCACTGGAATCACTAAATTCGGAGCGTTTGTCGAGTTGCCGGGAGGCTCAACAGGACTTGTGCACATTAGTGAAGTAGATGATAACTATGTTAAAGATATTAACGAATTCCTTAATGTAGGCGATGAAGTTCTAGTAAAAGTTATCAATGTTGAAAAAGATGGTAAAATAGGGTTGTCAATCAAGAAGGCAAAGGATCGCCCAGAGCGTCCAGAGCGTTCAGAACGACCAGCTCGTCCAGTTAGACCGTCTAAACCAAGTGGACGTCCAGCCCGCCCACGTGGTGGTAAAGGTGCACCGCCTCGTAAGGATGATTTTGAGTCAAAAATGTCGCGATTCTTAAAGGACAGCGAGGACCGTCTATCTTCACTAAAACGTAATACCGAGTCAAAACGCGGTGGACGAGGTGCAAAAAGAGGATAA